A stretch of the Vagococcus xieshaowenii genome encodes the following:
- a CDS encoding DUF4809 family protein yields MITKKAKLIIDYEMTDGGCNACVPFKAEIAKLIIGDQTIMVGELTPEALIMTIAIKEGFRQEMKYDVLDDYILFTSNQSNIKQTEDFIHLHYHNLNGSNYSIKKFYQEKNDLLAHVNHVLVEVFDLYPIDF; encoded by the coding sequence ATGATAACAAAAAAAGCAAAACTAATCATTGACTATGAAATGACCGATGGCGGTTGTAACGCATGTGTGCCTTTCAAAGCTGAAATAGCTAAATTAATAATTGGTGATCAAACTATTATGGTAGGGGAATTAACACCCGAAGCTCTGATTATGACCATTGCTATCAAAGAAGGCTTCCGGCAAGAAATGAAATATGACGTACTAGATGACTATATTTTATTCACTTCTAATCAGTCAAATATTAAACAAACTGAAGATTTTATTCATCTACATTATCACAATTTGAACGGTTCAAACTATTCTATCAAAAAATTTTACCAAGAAAAAAATGACTTATTAGCACATGTTAACCATGTATTAGTCGAGGTATTTGATTTATATCCTATCGATTTTTAA
- the holA gene encoding DNA polymerase III subunit delta — MTLQQELTKISKGQFAPVYLLVGSEQYLADLFMTTLKQAVLTEVDDDMNFIRFDMEQLPLSLAIEEANTIPFFGDQRVVQLDNPYFLTGERHKVSIEHNTDLLLDYILTPMDSTILVVCATYDKLDSRKKIVKELKKQATVISVEPLKEQELRQYVRQSVEGRDYEITPEALDSLIYLCQMQLSRVMSELDKIMLFSLESKKITKPIVESLVAKSLEQNIFEMVDYVMKKQPEKSLRLHQELLLQGEDTIKISAILLQHIRLLIQVKIMLGMGYQKSNMADVLKVHPYRVQLAMQQVRAYDLKVLGQLYDTLAENDWLTKTGQMDKELLFELFILRYSAS, encoded by the coding sequence ATGACGTTACAACAAGAATTAACTAAAATAAGCAAAGGTCAGTTCGCACCTGTTTACTTGTTGGTCGGTTCAGAGCAATATTTAGCAGATTTATTTATGACGACATTAAAGCAGGCAGTGCTGACCGAAGTAGATGATGACATGAATTTTATCCGTTTTGATATGGAGCAGTTACCTCTATCACTTGCGATAGAAGAAGCCAATACCATTCCTTTTTTTGGTGATCAACGAGTGGTTCAATTAGACAATCCATATTTCTTAACAGGCGAACGTCACAAAGTAAGTATCGAGCATAATACGGATCTGTTGCTTGATTATATTCTTACCCCAATGGACTCGACTATTTTAGTGGTATGTGCGACGTATGATAAATTAGACAGTCGAAAAAAAATTGTTAAAGAACTAAAAAAACAAGCGACAGTTATATCGGTAGAGCCTTTGAAAGAACAGGAACTTCGACAATATGTTCGTCAAAGCGTCGAAGGACGTGATTATGAGATAACACCTGAAGCGTTAGATAGTTTAATATATCTGTGCCAAATGCAATTATCTCGCGTAATGTCAGAGTTGGATAAAATCATGTTGTTCTCTCTTGAGAGCAAAAAAATCACCAAGCCTATTGTTGAAAGCTTAGTCGCGAAATCGTTAGAGCAGAATATTTTTGAGATGGTTGATTATGTCATGAAAAAACAACCTGAAAAAAGTTTACGTTTGCATCAAGAATTATTGCTTCAAGGAGAAGATACTATCAAAATATCGGCGATTCTATTACAACATATTCGCTTATTAATTCAAGTGAAAATTATGTTAGGAATGGGCTATCAAAAGAGTAACATGGCGGATGTGTTAAAAGTTCATCCATATCGTGTGCAATTAGCCATGCAGCAAGTCCGTGCGTATGACTTGAAAGTATTAGGACAACTTTATGATACGCTAGCTGAAAATGACTGGCTAACAAAGACCGGACAAATGGATAAAGAATTGCTATTTGAGTTATTTATTTTGAGATACAGTGCCTCTTAA
- the thiT gene encoding energy-coupled thiamine transporter ThiT: protein MKQSATSSSKILIGVEGAIIAALAMILSFIPTTIGSSFTISLGMIPLTIYSLKRGLLPGLLSGLVWGFLHFATGQITYLSVSQVLIEYIIAFPMAGMAGLVSKRFLASKETKDSLKWLVAGVFIGTFARFFWHFVAGVVFWGQYALWGMSPILFSLVMNGGSGLATAVVTAIMLTWLYKMSPRLFFNN, encoded by the coding sequence ATGAAACAATCAGCAACATCATCAAGTAAGATCTTAATAGGTGTAGAAGGAGCAATTATTGCCGCTTTGGCAATGATATTATCCTTTATTCCAACCACCATTGGATCAAGTTTTACTATTTCGTTAGGAATGATTCCACTAACTATTTACTCTTTAAAACGTGGTCTCTTACCAGGGTTATTATCCGGATTAGTTTGGGGATTTCTTCATTTTGCAACTGGACAAATTACCTATTTATCAGTGAGTCAGGTGTTAATTGAATATATTATCGCCTTTCCAATGGCAGGCATGGCAGGTTTAGTGTCTAAACGATTTTTAGCTAGTAAGGAGACAAAAGATTCATTGAAATGGTTAGTAGCAGGTGTGTTTATTGGCACATTCGCAAGATTTTTCTGGCATTTTGTAGCAGGGGTTGTGTTCTGGGGGCAATATGCGCTTTGGGGGATGTCACCGATTCTATTTTCACTTGTGATGAATGGAGGAAGTGGACTAGCAACAGCGGTAGTCACTGCTATTATGCTTACTTGGTTATATAAGATGTCACCTCGTTTATTCTTTAACAACTAA
- a CDS encoding ZIP family metal transporter: MTEWFVNLAPWQQALAGTAFTYGMTALGAALVFFFKEIKKDVLNLMLGFASGVMIAASFWSLLDPAIERARENGDIPWLVVGIGFILGGLFLYLADRVIPHMHFGDNQEQEGMPSHLKRTVLLVFSITLHNIPEGLAVGVAFGAAASADNPAQAVLGAMAVAIGIGIQNFPEGAAVSIPLRQEGLSRWKSFLYGQASGLVEPMAGIAGALLVAHMTSILPYALAFAAGAMIYVVVEELIPEAQQTTTKGAHYGVFGVMTGFVIMMILDVALG; encoded by the coding sequence ATGACAGAATGGTTTGTTAATTTAGCACCATGGCAACAGGCGTTGGCTGGTACGGCATTTACTTATGGTATGACAGCGTTAGGTGCTGCGTTAGTGTTTTTCTTTAAAGAAATAAAAAAAGATGTGCTTAATTTGATGTTAGGTTTTGCTTCAGGTGTGATGATTGCGGCTAGTTTTTGGTCGTTACTTGATCCAGCGATTGAACGTGCGCGTGAAAATGGAGATATTCCTTGGTTAGTCGTGGGGATTGGCTTTATTTTAGGAGGCTTATTTTTATATTTAGCCGATAGAGTGATTCCTCATATGCACTTTGGTGATAATCAAGAACAAGAAGGAATGCCAAGTCATTTGAAGAGAACGGTATTGTTAGTTTTTTCGATTACGTTACATAACATACCGGAAGGGCTAGCTGTTGGGGTAGCGTTTGGTGCTGCGGCTTCAGCTGATAATCCTGCACAAGCTGTGTTAGGTGCGATGGCAGTTGCAATTGGAATTGGGATTCAAAACTTTCCTGAAGGAGCAGCAGTTTCAATCCCTCTTAGACAAGAAGGCTTGAGTCGTTGGAAATCATTTTTATACGGTCAAGCGTCAGGATTAGTAGAACCTATGGCTGGGATTGCCGGTGCGTTATTAGTTGCACATATGACATCGATATTACCGTATGCGTTGGCGTTTGCAGCAGGCGCGATGATTTATGTTGTGGTAGAAGAATTAATTCCTGAAGCACAACAAACGACAACTAAAGGCGCACATTATGGCGTATTTGGTGTTATGACAGGTTTTGTGATTATGATGATTTTAGATGTCGCATTAGGTTAG